GCCATGGATCGCCCGCTCGACCGTGTAGCCGTCGTTGTTGACCACCACGATCACCGGGGCCAGTCCCTGGCGGAAGAAGGTGCCCAGTTCCTGCACGGTCAGTTGTGCGGCACCGTCGCCGATCAACAACACGGTTCTGCGGTCCGGGTGTGCCACCCCCGCACCGAGCGCCGCCGGCAGCGTGTAACCGATTGAGCCCCAAAGGGGTTGGCCGATGAACATGACGCCCCGCGGTAGCCGGTGATCGGCCATGCCGTAGAACGAGGTGCCCTGGTCGGCGAGCACCACGTTGCCCGGGGTAAGCGCCTGACACAGCCGATTCCAGACCATCGCCTGGGTTAGCTCACGGTCGGATGCGGGCGGTTCAGCCTCGGTGACGGGTTCGTGGTCGTCGGCTCCCGCCACCGGTGCCGAGCTGATGCCGCGCCGCGTCAGGATCTCGGCCAGCGCGCTGAGCGCGGCTCCCATCTCGAGCGGTGCGAAGACCTGACCGGCCACACTGCTCTGGTACTGCCCGACATCGATGGTGCGGGCCGCGTCGATGTGCTGACTGAAAAAGCCGCTGACCATGTCGGTGAACACCACGCCGGCGGTGACTAGCACCGGTGCATCTTCGATCGCGGCGCGTACCCGCGGAGCGCTGGCGGCGCCGGCATAGATGCCTAAGAAATTGGGGGAGCTCTCGTCGAGCAGGCTCTTACCCCACATCAGCGTGGCGTAGGGCACCACATCGGCGGTCAACAGCGCCTCGAGTTCCTTGACCACTTGTAGGCGGTGCACCAGCAGATCGGCCAGCACCGTCAGCCGGTGGTCGCCGATGAGCGCGGTGGCCGCCTCGACGAACATCGACAACGCCCGTGGGCTGGTGCCGCCGGTGTACCGGGGCAGTGGGGCGTCGGGTTTTTCGGTGGGGAAGCGGGCGACGTCGGTGGACATCAGGATGTAGCCGGGCCGTTTTTGCTCGCGCACCTCCGAGAGCACCCGGTCGATCTCCCGACAGGCTGTGGCCGGCATGAGATTGGCTTGTGCGCAGGTGATTTCGCGACTGATGCGGAAGAAGTGCTCGAAGTCGCCGTCGCCGAGCGAATGGTGCAGCGCCCGCCTGGTGCCCTGGGCGTCTTTGGAGGGGCCGCCGACGATGTGGACGACGGGCACGTGCTCGGCGTAGCTGCCGGCGATGGCATTGGTTGCCGAGAGCTCGCCTACGCCGAAAGTCGTTACGACGGCCGACATTCCGCGCATCCGCCCATACCCATCGGCCGCGTAGCCGGCGTTGAGCTCGTTGGCGTTGCCCACCCAGCGAATGGTGGGGTGCGCGACGATGTGGTCGAGGAATTCCAGGTTGTAGTCACCCGGGACCCCGAAGATCTCGGAGACGCCAAATTCAGCGAGACGGTCTAACAAATAATCGCCGACGGTGTATGCGGAATCCGCGGGGACAGGCCCCGTGCCGAGCGTGCTGTCTGTCACGAGATCGACGGTACGCTCAGTCGAAACCGCTCCGGGCCGGACACCGTTTCGCTATCGTGCGGCCATGGCGATCAACGAAACCCGCGAAGTTGTGATCGAAGCCAGTCCCCAGGAGATCCTCGACGTCATCGCCGATCTCGACACAGTGACCGAGTGGTCGCCGGCCCACCAGAGCGCCGAAGTTCTCGAGCGGGACGCCGGCGGCCGACCCGCCAAGGTCAAGATGAAAGTCAAGGCGGCGGGCATTACCGACGAACAAGTGATCGCCTACACCTGGGGCGAGAACAAGGTGAGCTGGACGCTGGTCAGCTCCAGCCAACAGCGCTCCCAGGACGCGTCCTACACATTGACGCCGGACGGTGACGCCACCAGGGTCAAGTTCGACATCAGCGTCGATCCGGTAGTCCCTTTGCCCGGGTTCGTGTTGAAACGCGCCGTCAAGGGCACCATCGACACCGGCACCGAGGGGCTGCGCAAGCGGGTGCTGCAGGTGAAGAAGGGCAAATAGCCGCCGTGGTCGGCGCGGGGCCGTTAGCCGGAATCAAGGTCGTCGAGCTTGGCGGCATCGGGCCGGGACCACACGCGGGAATGGTGCTTGCCGACCTGGGCGCCGATGTGGTGCGGGTGCGCCGACCGACCGCGTCTCCGATCGCGAACGCGGCGCAGCCCGGGGAGGCGGGTCACCACCGACCGACCGCGCCCATGCCCGCCGAAGACCGCGACCTGCTGCACCGCGGCAAGCGAATCGTCGACCTGGACGTCAAGGCCGAACCGGGTGCGCTGCTGGCGCTCGCCGCCAAGGCCGATGTGTTCCTCGACTGCTTCCGGCCCGGCACCTGCGAGCGCCTTGGCATCGGGCCCGACGACTGCGCGGCGGTCAACCCGCGGCTGATCTACGCACGCATCACCGGCTGGGGACAGGACGGCCCGCTGGCACTGACCGCGGGTCACGACATCAACTATCTGTCACGCACCGGCGCGCTCTCGGCGCTGGGTTATGCCGACCGGCCGCCACTGCCGCCGCTGAACCTGGTCGCCGATTTCGGCGGAGGTTCGATGCTCGTGCTGCTGGGCATCGTCGCCGCGCTCTACGAACGGGAACGCTCGGGCATCGGCCAGGTCGTCGACGCCGCGATGGTCGACGGGGTCAGCCTGCTCGCCCAAATGATGTGGACCATGAAGGGAATTGGACGGCTGCGGGAGAAACGCGAATCGTTCCTACTCGACGGCGGCGCCCCCTTCTATCGCTGCTATGAAACCGCAGACGGCAAGTACATGGCCGTCGGGGCCATCGAACCGCAATTCTTCGCGGCGTTACTCGATGGGCTCGGCCTGACCGCGGACGAGGTGCCCAGCCAGCTCGAAATCGGTTCGTACCAGCAGATGTACGAGATCTTCGCGGAACGGTTCGCCGGCCGGACACGAGACGAATGGGCCCAGGTTTTCGCCGGCACCGATGCCTGCGTGAGTCCGGTTCTGTCGTGGAGCGAGGCCGCCGCCGACGACCACTTGACCGCTCGGTCGACGGTGATCACCGCCCATGGTGTCGAACAGGCCGCTCCCGCTCCACGTTTCTCGCGAACTCCCGCTGGGCCCGTCGGGCCGCCGCCGGCCGCCACCACAGCGATTGACGAAATCAATTGGTAGCCGGTTAGTTACTTCGAACACGTTTCGCCTGTCCGGCGGTGTTGCTAGGTTGAGGTCAGTGGCTGTAAAGGCATCACGTGAATTTGTGGTTGATGCGCCGCTGGACGTGGTCATGGGGGCGCTCGAGGATGTCAGCGTGCTGGAATCCTGGTCGCCGCTGCATAAGCGGATCGAAGTCGTCGATCGGTACCCCGACGGCCGCGCGCACCATGTGAAAACCACCATCAGGATTTTCGGCCTCGTCGACAAAGAGGTGCTGGAATATCACTGGGGCCCGGACTGGGTGGTGTACGACGTCAAAGGAACGGCCCAACAGCACGGCCAGCACGTGGAATATAACCTGAAGCCGGAAGGCGTCGACAAGACGCGAGTACGTTTCGATATCACGGTCGAGCCGGCCGGACCGATTCCCGCCTTCGTCGTCCGGCGCGCAATGCTGAGCGTGCTGGAGTCCTCGGTGAAGGGTCTGCGTGAACTGGTCGCCGGTCGCGGTGATCCGGAGTCGGCACCGTAATTCCCGGTTCGAAATGGCTCGCGGTTGCTAATTTGTAGGCGGTGGCCATACGCGCATCGTCAGAAATTGTCATTGAGGCGCCCCCGGACGTGATCATGGAGGCGCTGGCCGACATGGATGCCGTGCCCTCGTGGTCGCCGTTACACAAGCGGGTCGAGGTCATCGACCGGTATCCTGACGGCCGGCCACACCACGTGCGAATGACGATCCGGGTGAGCGGTATCGCCGACACTGAAATCGTCGAATACCACTGGGGCGCCGACTGGATGGTCTGGGATGCCCAGAGGACCGCCCAGCAGCACGCTCAGCACGGCGAGTACAACCTGGAACGCGAGGGCGACGACAAGACCCGGGTGCGCTTCACCCTCACCATCGAGCTCCGGGTCCCCCTGCCCCGCTTCTGGGTCAGGTCGGCGGGCACCAAGATCCTGTCCGCCGCGCTGGACGGACTGCGCAAACGCGTTATGGGAGAGACGGGCTCTCAGCGGTCTTGAGCGCCGCCAGTCGCCGGAGCGCCTCTTCGAGGGTGTCATCGCGTTTGCAGAATGTGAAGCGCACCAGATGATTCCAGAGATCGGCGTGCGGCGCCGCCGGATCGCAGAAGGCTGACATTGGAATAGCCGCCACCCCAACCGTTTCCGGCAAGACCGCGCAGAACTCCGTGCTGTCGTCGTATCCGAGTGGGCGCGGATCGGCGCATAGGAAGTAGGTGCCGTGGCTGTCGTGCACCGTGAAGCCGATGTCGGACAGGCCCGTGGCGAGCCGGTCGCGCCGGGCCTGCAGCGAGCGCCGGAGTTCGGCCACCCACGCGTCCTCGGTGTCCAGCGCCAGCGCCACCGCCGGCTGGAATGGCGCACCGCCGACGTAGGTCAGATACTGCTTGGCTGCCCGCAGTCCGGCGATGAGTTCAGCCGGGCCGCAAGCCCATCCGATCTTCCAGCCGGTGCAGCTGAACATCTTGCCCGCGCTGGAGATTGTGATGGTGCGCTGCGCCATGCCGTCGAATCCGGCCAGCGGCAGGTGGCGATACCCGTCGAAAACCAAGTGCTCATACACCTCGTCGGTAATCACCAAAAGGTCCGCGGCCGTCGCGATCTCGGCGATGGCCGCCAGTTCGATCGCACTCAGCACGGCGCCGGTGGGGTTGTGCGGTGAGTTGAGGATCAGCGCCCGCGTCGCGGGGGTGACCGCGCGCCGGAGGGCGTCGATGTCCAACGCGAAGCCGAGGCCGTCGCCGACCATCGGTACGGGGACCCGACGGCAGCCGGCCATCGCCACCACCGGCGAGTAGGAGTCGTAGAACGGCTCGATCAGCAGCACCTCGGACCCGGGCTCGACCAAACCGATCACCGCCGAGGCGATGGCCTCGGTCGCCCCAGCGGTCACAAGTATTTCGGTGTCGGGGTCGTACTCGACATCGAACAGCCGCTTGCGCTGAGCCGCGATCGCGTGCCGCAGGGCAGCGATGCCGATCCCGGGCGGGTACTGGTTGGCACCATCGGCGATGGCCTCCTGGGCGGCCTTCAACAGCGATGCAGGTCCGTCCTCGTCGGGAAAGCCCTGACCCAGGTTCACCGCCCCGATCCGCGCGGCCAGCGCGGACATCTCGGCAAAGATCGTGGTCGCATAGGGCCGCAGTCGCGACACCGTCATGGTCGTTGAGCTTAGGCGCAGTGGGCTCGGCGAATGTGGTACCTGGTGTGTCCGGCCAACGCAACGCGCGTTGTCGAACGCGACCCCAGCGGGGGAGTATGCAGAAGGGCGCTGATTGTGCCGCTGAGAGGCTGCCTGGCGTGTCGTCGCCGGGCGTGCAGCCAACGCGCCCGTGCACGGTCGAAGCGCCGGCTGCCGTTTGACCTGCCGCGACCGAACCAACCAACAGGTTGGCCGGGAAGCCCTGTTAGGGTGCTTCTTAGACGGACCCGAAACCCCATTTGCGAACAGGAAGTCGACATGTCCGAAGAAGCCTTCATCTACGAGGCCATCCGCACCCCCCGCGGCAAACAGCGCAACGGATCGCTGAACGAGGTCAAGCCCCTCAACCTGGTCGTCGGCCTGGTCGAGGAGCTGCGCCGGCGGTTCCCCGATCTGGATGAGAACCTGATCAGCGACATGATCCTCGGGGTTGTGTCGCCGGTCGGTGATCAGGGCGGCGACATCGCCCGCACCGCGGTGCTGGCGGCCGGTCTGCCCGAGACGACCGGCGGCGTGCAGCTCAATCGGTTCTGCGCATCCGGCCTCGAGGCCGTGAACACCGCTGCCCAGAAGGTACGGTCCGGCTGGGACGACCTGGTGTTGGCCGGCGGCGTCGAATCGATGAGTCGCGTCCCGATGGGCTCCGACGGCGGCGCCTGGGCGACCGACCCGGAGACCAACTACCAGATCGGCTTCGTGCCGCAGGGCATCGGCGCCGACCTGATCGCCACCATCGAGGGCTTCTCCCGCGAGGATGTCGACGCCTACGCGCTGCGCAGCCAGCAGAAGGCCGCCGCGGCGTGGTCGGGCGGCTACTTCGCCAAGTCGGTGGTGCCGGTGCGCGACCAGAACGGTCTGGTCATCCTCGACCACGACGAGCACATGCGGCCCGACACCACCATGGAGGGGCTGGCCAAACTGAAGACCGCGTTCGACGGCATCGGTGAGATGGGCGGCTTCGACGATGTGGCGCTGACGAAGTACCACTATGTCGAGAAGATCAACCACGTCCACACCGGCGGCAACAGCTCCGGCATCGTCGACGGCGCCGCGCTGGTGCTGGTCGGCTCCGAAGCCGCAGGCAAGTCGCAGGGCCTGACCCCGCGGGCGCGCATCGTCGCCACCGCCACCAGCGGCTCTGACCCGGTCATCATGTTGACCGGCCCCACCCCGGCCACCCAGAAGGTACTCGACCGCGCCGGCCTGACCGTCGACGACATCGACCTGTTCGAGCTGAACGAGGCCTTCGCGTCGGTGGTGCTGAAGTTCCAGAAGGACCTGCACATCCCGGACGAGAAACTCAACGTCAACGGTGGCGCCATCGCGATGGGCCACCCGCTGGGCGCCACCGGCGCCATGATCACCGGCACCATGGTCGACGAGCTCGAGCGTCGCAACGCCCGTCGCGCGTTGATCACGCTGTGCATCGGCGGCGGCATGGGCGTCGCGACCATCATCGAGCGAGTCTGAGGAAAAGGCATGTCTGAGAACACTATTCAGTGGGACAAGGATGCCGACGGCATCGTCACCCTGACCCTTGACGACCCCACCGGGTCGGCCAACGTGATGAACGAGCACTACAAGGAGTCGATGCACAAGGCCGTCGAACGGCTTGTCGCAGAAAAGGACTCGATCACCGGCGTGGTGATCACCAGCGCGAAGAAGACGTTCTTCGCCGGCGGAGACCTCAAGGCGATGATCAACGCCGGCCCCGAGAACGCCGGCGACGTCTTCACCGAGGTCGAGGACATCAAGCGCGACCTGCGCACCCTCGAAACGCTGGGCAAGCCGGTGGTGGCCGCGATCAACGGCGCCGCGCTGGGCGGCGGACTGGAGATCGCCCTGGCGTGTCATCACCGCATCGCCGCCGACGTCAAGGGCAGCCAGCTGGGACTGCCCGAGGTGACGCTGGGTCTGCTGCCCGGCGGCGGCGGGGTAACCCGCACGGTGCGGATGTTCGGCATCCAGAACGCGTTCATGAACATCCTGTCGCAGGGCACTCGCTTCAAACCGGCCAAGGCCAAGGAGATCGGTCTGGTCGACGAGCTCGTCGGCTCGGTCGAAGAACTTGTCCCCGCCGCCAAGGCGTGGATCAAGGCCAACCCCGACTCGCACGAACAGCCTTGGGACAAAAAGGGTTACAAGATGCCGGGCGGCACGCCGTCCAGCCCCGCGCTGGCCGGTATCCTGCCGTCGTTCCCGGCCCTGCTCAAGAAGCAGCTCAAGGGTGCGCCGATGCCGGCACCGCGAGCGATCCTGGACGCGGCGGTCGAGGGTGCGCAGGTCGACTTCGACACCGCCACCCGCATCGAAAGCCGCTACTTCACCCAGCTGGTCACCGGCCAGGTCGCCAAGAACATGATCCAGGCGTTCTTCTTCGATCTGCAGCACATCAACGGCGGCGGCTCGCGCCCCGACGGCATCGAACCGGTCAAGATCAACAAGATCGGCGTGCTGGGCGCGGGCATGATGGGCGCCGGTATCGCCTACGTCTCGGCCAAGGCCGGCTTCGACGTGGTGCTCAAGGACGTCACGATCGAGGCCGCCGAAAAGGGCAAGAACTACTCGGAAAAGCTTGAGTCCAAAGCACTTCAGCGAGGCAAGACCACCGAAGAGAAGAGCAAGGCGCTGCTGGACCGCATCAAGCCCACCGCCGACCCCGCCGATTTCAAGGGCGTCGACTTCGTGATCGAAGCCGTCTTCGAGAACCAGGACCTCAAGCACAAGGTTTTCCAGGAGATCGAGGACATCGTCGAACCCAATGCGCTACTCGGGTCGAACACCTCGACGTTGCCGATCACCGGTCTGGCCACCGGTGTGAAGCGCCAGGAGGACTTCATCGGGATCCACTTCTTCTCGCCCGTCGACAAGATGCCGCTGGTTGAAATCATCAGGGGCGAAAAGACTTCCGATGAGGCGTTGGCCCGCGTGTTCGACTACACACTGGCCATCGGCAAGACCCCGATCGTCGTCAACGACAGTCGCGGCTTTTTCACCAGCCGAGTCATCGGCACGTTCGTCAACGAGGCGCTGGCGATGCTGGGCGAGGGTGTGGAGCCCGCCAGCATCGAGCACGCCGGTTCGCAGGCCGGCTACCCGGCGCCGCCGCTGCAGCTGTCCGACGAGCTCAACCTGGAGCTAATGCACAAGATCGCGGCGGCCACCCGTAAGGGTGTGGAGGACGCGGGCGGCACCTACGAGCCGCACCCGGCCGAGGCCGTCGTCGAGAAGATGATCGAGATCGGCCGGCCGTCCCGGTTGAAGGGCGCGGGCTTCTACGAGTACGTCGACGGCAAGCGCACCCGGCTGTGGCCGGGACTGCGCGAGACGTTCAAGTCGGGCAGCTCGCAGCCGCCGCTGCAGGACATGATCGACCGCATGCTGTTCGCCGAGGCGCTGGAGACTCAGAAATGCCTCGACGAGGGCGTGCTGACCTCCACGGCCGATGCCAACATCGGCTCGATCATGGGCATCGGGTTCCCGCCATACACCGGTGGTAGCGCGCAGTTCATCGTCGGCTACTCCGGCGCGGGCGGTACCGGCAAGGAAGCGTTTGTGGCCCGGGCCCATGAGCTTGCGGCCAAGTACGGCGACCGCTTCCTGCCGCCGGAGTCGCTGACGTAGCGCGGGTTTGCGGCTTTAGCGCGTGTTCTCACCTGCTCCCCGGTCGGGGATTTGGCTTCCACCGACCGGGGAGTGCGCAGCTGCCCGACGGACGTCAGCGGCAGCCACGAGGTGCTCGACGTGGTGACAATCGCGTTTTCCACCCGTGTTGGGCAAGGTAGATCGACGAATCCCCGGTACCGCAACCGAGATCAAGGGCCCATCCCGCCGGCCGCGGGGGCGCGTCGCCACCGCGGCCCATTCAGCTGCCGACTGGCAGCGATGAGATGAAACCGGTTAGCAGTTCTGCGAACTCGTCGGGGCACTCGATCTGCGGCATGTGTCCGATGCCGCTGAATACATGTGTCTGCGCGTGCGGAAGGTAGCGGCGAGCCGCCTCGAGATGATGTACCGGTAGAACGCGGTCGCGATCTCCCCACACGATCAAAGTCGGGCGGGGATGGCCGGTGGCTTCCGCCAGCAGTTCGTGCCGCAATCGGTGCCGGACGCCTCTGATAGAGGCGACAGCGCGCGCTAACTCGTGCAGTGTCGGCCCGGCTGCGGGTTCGCGGGCCTGCGTCAGGGCGTGATCGATGCGTTCCTGAGTCGCAAGGGACCGATCGGCGTAAATCGTCCGTTCGACGAGTCGTGCGCTGGCACGGGTGGGATGCCGTGCAATGAAGCTGCCAATACCGGGAGTGGCGAGCATTCGAACCGGCCAACTGACCTCTGAGCCGAACCCTGCGCTATTGATGAGTGCCAGGCTGGCCACGCGCGCGGGTTGCAACGCGAGCAACTGCAGGGCGACAGCTCCGCCAAGTGAGTTGCCGACGACGTGCACCGGACGCTGCTCTCCGAGGACGTCGAGCGCGCTGGTCACACCCTGCGCAAGCGCGAGCACCGACATGGGTCCGGCGCGACGGGCAGAGAAGCCCAACCCGGGCAGGTCGAGGGCGATGGTGCGGTATGCGGCCAACCGTGGGAACTGCGGTGCCCAGTCTTCGAGGCTGCGGCCGAGTCCGTGGAGCAGCAGCACGGCTGGAGTTTCCGGGTCGCCGTCGATGCGAACTCTGGTGTGCCTGCCGTCGACGGTCATTACCGTTGGCGTGCTCATACGTTCCCTTTCTCAGTCGCGCATCGTGAAGCGCCACATCGCGATCAGTGCAGCGTTGTGCGAGCATTCCGCCCAGGAATGACCGAAGAGGTAGAACCGTTGCAGCCCAAGCGAATCGACCACGGCACCGAGTTCGGTGAGGAAGCGCGTGCGATCGAAGGTGGATGGCCGCCCCTCACTCGTGCGACCACATCGAGCGGGACGTGGTCAGTATCTGGACGCAGTGATCTCGCCCGCGCGCTCACCGATAATCACGCAAGGAGCCATGGTGTTACCCGTTGTCACCCGTGGCAGTATCGAGGCGTCGGCAACACGCAACCCATCAACCCCATAGACCCCGAGATCTCCGTCCACCACCGACATCCGGTCGCGTCCCATCTTTGCCGTTCCGCTGTGGTGCCAATATGTCATCGCGGCGTCACGCAGGAAGTCGTCCAGCTCGGCGTCAGTCAGCTTGCCCGGCAGCACTTCCCGTTTGACGAAAGGCCGCATTTCCAATGCATTACCGATCTCTCTTAGCGCGCCTACACAGCACCTCGCGGTAGCCATGTCATCAGGATGCGATAGGACATTGGCATCCACCCGCACGGGATCGGTGGGCTCGGGTCCTGTCAACTGCACTGTGCCGCGACTCATCGGCCGGGCCAGCGCACCGAATAGATTCCATCCCGCCTGTGGCAGCGTATAGCGAAGAGCCACTTCCGGACTCGCCAGGGGCGCCACGCCGAATGTCGCAAACAAATCTGGGTGTTCGACGCGCGGAATGCTTCTCCAGTAGATACTGGCCTCAGGTAGCCAAGTGACTTTCCGTGGGGCGGGTAACTCCCACACGCAAGTGAAGCCGATGTGGTCCTGAAAGTTCATCCCCACGCCGGGGAGGTTCTCAACAACGGGAATACCGAAGTGCCGCAGCTGTTTCTCGTTACCGATGCCGGAATGCATGAGTACCTTCGGCGTGTTGATCGCGCCCAGAGACAGGACAATCTCGGCGTTCACGCGGACCCGTTGCAACCGGTCTTGGTATGAGAATTCCACACCGGACGCACGCCGCCCGTCGAACAGCAATCGGCGGACTGTCGCGCCACTGAGCACGGTGAGATTCGGATGGTCCAGGTAGGGATAAACGTAGGAGTCGAACACAGATTCGCGCTGGCCGTGTTTGATTCGCATTTCGTTGAGTGCCGCGCCGCCGTTGGATTCCATCATCGGACCGTTCACGCTCGCAAACGTCGGTACGCCAATACTGCTGGCGGCTCTAAGCGCGGCTGACGCGCAGGGGCTGGGATCCGGGATGGGTGCGACATGAAGCGGTCCGCCGTGACCGCGGCTCTCCACGTCGGAAACACCGTGCCAGTCTTCGATCCGCCGGAAGATCTCGACGACGGCGTCATAGCTCCACGCCGAATTCCCCGACTCGCAGGCATAGAAGTCCCAGTCGCTGCGATGTCCGTGCACCCACATCATCGCGTTGATGGACGACCCGCCGCCCAAGCCCTTGCCCATCGACATCGGCAGTCGTCGGCTGTTGACATGTGGGCTGGGCTCGGCGACGAACGCCCAGTCGCGCTCGGTGCCCAAGTTGGTCAGCCACAGGCTTGGCTGGCGAACACTCGCGGCATCTGCGGCTAGGCCTGCCTCCAACAGCAGGACTGTGGCCGAGGAGTTTTCGGCGATGCGCCGTGCGACAACCGATCCCGCGCTGCCGGCACCACAAACGACAAAGTCGTACCCGGATTGCAGCTGAGCGGCCAACCGGGCCTGGTTTTCCCGCGCCCGGACCGCGAAATCACTGTCAAACTGGTTGGCGCTGTTCATATCCTAGTGTCTCGCTCAGTTACCTCGAGGCGAGGTTCAACAAACTCGCGTCCTGCGAGCAACCGGTTCACGACGACGGCGATCAAGAGCGTCGGCAAGATTGCCAGTGCCAGAAGGGGGTTCGCGGTAAACGCCGCGCCGATGAGAGCGGGGGTGGCCACTGTCACCACCGTGAACCCCATCAGCATGCCGATCAGGTGTGTCCGCGTTGGGAGCGTCTGGGGCG
This Mycobacterium simiae DNA region includes the following protein-coding sequences:
- a CDS encoding GMC family oxidoreductase; translated protein: MAAQLQSGYDFVVCGAGSAGSVVARRIAENSSATVLLLEAGLAADAASVRQPSLWLTNLGTERDWAFVAEPSPHVNSRRLPMSMGKGLGGGSSINAMMWVHGHRSDWDFYACESGNSAWSYDAVVEIFRRIEDWHGVSDVESRGHGGPLHVAPIPDPSPCASAALRAASSIGVPTFASVNGPMMESNGGAALNEMRIKHGQRESVFDSYVYPYLDHPNLTVLSGATVRRLLFDGRRASGVEFSYQDRLQRVRVNAEIVLSLGAINTPKVLMHSGIGNEKQLRHFGIPVVENLPGVGMNFQDHIGFTCVWELPAPRKVTWLPEASIYWRSIPRVEHPDLFATFGVAPLASPEVALRYTLPQAGWNLFGALARPMSRGTVQLTGPEPTDPVRVDANVLSHPDDMATARCCVGALREIGNALEMRPFVKREVLPGKLTDAELDDFLRDAAMTYWHHSGTAKMGRDRMSVVDGDLGVYGVDGLRVADASILPRVTTGNTMAPCVIIGERAGEITASRY